In Cycloclasticus sp., a single genomic region encodes these proteins:
- the lpxA gene encoding acyl-ACP--UDP-N-acetylglucosamine O-acyltransferase: MIHQTVIIAPSSQVDENVEIGPYTVIGANVSIGSGSIIGPHVTINGTTTIGKNNRIYQFSSIGEDPQDKKYAGEKSFLEIGDNNEIREFTTIHRGTTQDKNITIIGSNNLLMAYSHVAHDCIIKNDVILANAASLGGHVHIGNNVILGGFSIVHQFCHLGDHCFSAMGSAITKDVPPFVMVGGRPTKPHGINSVGLDRRGFSQDEILQIKRAYKVLYKSGLKLSEAISKLAEVAKEQPELKAMVDFLENSSRSILR; the protein is encoded by the coding sequence GTGATTCATCAAACAGTTATTATTGCCCCTTCATCACAGGTTGATGAAAATGTTGAGATTGGCCCTTATACGGTCATTGGAGCTAACGTTTCTATCGGTTCAGGAAGTATTATTGGCCCCCACGTCACAATTAATGGCACGACAACGATTGGCAAGAACAATCGTATTTATCAATTTTCATCGATTGGTGAAGACCCACAAGATAAAAAATATGCTGGTGAAAAGTCATTTTTAGAAATCGGTGACAACAATGAAATACGTGAATTCACAACGATTCATAGAGGAACGACGCAAGATAAAAATATAACTATTATCGGTAGCAATAACCTTTTGATGGCTTATAGCCACGTTGCGCATGACTGCATAATTAAGAATGATGTCATTCTTGCAAATGCGGCTTCACTGGGCGGTCATGTACACATTGGTAATAATGTTATTTTAGGCGGGTTTTCAATTGTTCATCAGTTTTGCCACTTAGGCGACCATTGCTTCTCAGCGATGGGTAGCGCGATCACTAAAGATGTTCCTCCATTTGTCATGGTTGGCGGCCGCCCCACTAAACCCCATGGCATTAACTCAGTAGGTCTCGACAGACGAGGCTTCTCTCAAGATGAGATCTTACAAATTAAACGTGCTTATAAAGTGCTTTATAAATCAGGGCTAAAATTATCTGAGGCTATAAGCAAGCTAGCTGAAGTCGCTAAAGAACAACCAGAACTAAAAGCGATGGTTGATTTCCTAGAAAACTCAAGCCGTAGTATTTTGCGATAA
- the dnaE gene encoding DNA polymerase III subunit alpha, producing the protein MSEAVQFIHLRNHTEYSLVDGIMRVKPLIKRATELSMPAIAVTDQSNLFAAVKFYRAAISSGVKPIIGADVLIRDTASQKKPYIVTLLALNKQGYLGLCELISESYLSGQDKGVPYLTSQKVQDKNEGLIALSGCLDGLFSTQLESNDMESVDKSVSAWMRAFADRFYVELQRLGRVGEERLNTQLLELATRHQAPIVATNGSCFLKQEEFDAHEARVCINQGRVLSDTRRVKTHTEQQYLKSQEEMLELFSDLPEAIENTVEIAKRCNVELVLGKSFLPNFPITEGMTIDEYFADLSQKGLDKRIEETSHRISFDDQKRAEYQARLKRELDVICQMGFPGYFLIVADFIQWAKDNGVPVGPGRGSGAGSIVAYALRITDLDPLEFDLLFERFLNPERVSMPDFDVDFCMDGRDRVIDYVGEKYGRDKVSQIITYGSMAAKAVIRDVGRVLGHPYGFVDRLAKAIPFEIGMTLSKALDESPDLLAAYQEEDEVRELIDLALMLEGIARNAGKHAGGVVISPSKLTDFSALYCEEGGANLVTQFDKDDIEAVGLVKFDFLGLRTLTIIDWALQNINKRLEAKGEQAVNIDLLPRDDEKTYELLKNYATTAVFQLESRGMKDLIRRLRPDSFEDIIALVALFRPGPLQSGMVDDYINVKHGRKKAEYAHPTLIPILEPTNGVILYQEQVMQIAQDLAGYSLGTADLLRRAMGKKKPEEMAKQREMFTTGAIANKVEESVATYIFDLMEKFAGYGFNKSHSAAYALIAYQTAWLKAHYPSEFMAAVLSSDMDNTDKVVLFIDECRDMGLEILPPDVNQSAYRFTTNDEGQIIYGLGAIKGVGEAAIESIIEQRDSAGEYSSHEDLARRIDLRKANRRVQEALIKSGAADCFDANRAKLMHELPNVLKVAEQHDKSVIAGQDDLFGLSLVEASQQHNEITIEPWTEHQRLKEEKLILGLYLTGHPFDSVREEMLSIVSGKLSILHDMELNSPGAGGGQYRRAKGKPVTVAGLVLDVRTRPTKSGAKIATVILDDGSARMEAVAYTEVFEQHSEQLITEQIVIIVGSISFDDFAGQNRISIESVMTVEQARERFLKDLLIELGGDTLTQENQINQLHTLLGAYRGGDCPVKIKLKLSGVSLALNLPDNWRVSPKDELLQGLKGLLPEQQRFIRY; encoded by the coding sequence ATGAGTGAAGCAGTGCAGTTTATCCACCTACGTAACCACACTGAGTATTCGTTAGTCGATGGCATTATGCGTGTTAAGCCACTCATTAAACGCGCTACTGAGCTTTCAATGCCGGCTATCGCTGTTACTGATCAATCCAATTTATTTGCAGCCGTTAAATTTTATCGTGCGGCCATCAGTTCAGGTGTTAAACCGATCATCGGTGCCGATGTGTTGATTAGGGATACTGCGAGTCAAAAGAAGCCCTATATCGTCACGTTGCTAGCACTAAATAAGCAAGGCTATTTGGGCTTGTGTGAATTAATTTCAGAGAGTTATCTTAGTGGGCAAGATAAGGGGGTTCCCTACCTAACGAGCCAAAAAGTTCAGGATAAAAATGAAGGGCTGATTGCATTATCGGGTTGTTTAGATGGGCTTTTTTCCACCCAGCTTGAGTCAAACGATATGGAGTCGGTTGACAAGAGTGTTAGTGCTTGGATGCGGGCGTTTGCTGATCGTTTTTATGTCGAACTTCAACGGCTTGGGCGAGTAGGTGAAGAACGTTTAAACACTCAATTACTTGAATTAGCTACTCGGCATCAAGCACCTATTGTCGCAACCAATGGTTCATGTTTTTTAAAACAAGAAGAATTTGACGCACATGAAGCGCGTGTTTGTATCAATCAAGGACGTGTTCTATCGGATACGCGGCGAGTTAAGACGCATACTGAACAACAGTATTTGAAGAGTCAGGAAGAAATGCTAGAGCTGTTTTCTGATTTGCCCGAAGCCATCGAAAATACTGTTGAAATAGCAAAACGATGCAATGTGGAACTGGTTTTAGGAAAGAGTTTCTTACCTAATTTTCCCATTACCGAAGGCATGACAATCGATGAGTATTTTGCTGATTTGTCGCAAAAAGGTTTGGATAAGCGGATAGAAGAAACGTCTCATCGGATAAGCTTTGATGACCAAAAACGTGCCGAATATCAAGCAAGGCTGAAGCGTGAGCTGGATGTGATTTGCCAAATGGGTTTTCCGGGCTACTTTCTAATTGTTGCCGATTTTATCCAATGGGCAAAAGACAATGGCGTTCCCGTTGGCCCTGGTCGTGGTTCGGGTGCGGGGTCAATTGTCGCTTATGCGTTAAGAATTACCGATTTAGACCCGTTAGAGTTTGACCTGTTATTTGAACGTTTTCTTAACCCAGAACGTGTGTCGATGCCTGATTTTGATGTCGATTTTTGTATGGATGGTCGAGATAGGGTCATAGATTATGTTGGCGAAAAATATGGCCGAGATAAAGTATCACAAATTATTACCTATGGCAGTATGGCGGCGAAGGCGGTTATTCGTGATGTAGGGCGTGTGTTGGGTCACCCGTATGGTTTTGTTGATAGGTTGGCCAAGGCTATTCCATTTGAAATTGGTATGACATTGAGTAAGGCGCTTGATGAGAGCCCCGATCTATTGGCTGCCTACCAAGAAGAGGACGAGGTTAGGGAGTTAATTGACTTAGCTTTAATGCTAGAAGGTATTGCTAGAAACGCCGGTAAGCACGCCGGTGGTGTGGTGATATCGCCTAGTAAACTCACTGACTTTTCAGCACTCTATTGTGAAGAAGGTGGGGCAAACCTTGTAACGCAATTTGATAAAGACGATATTGAAGCAGTTGGTCTGGTTAAGTTCGATTTTTTAGGTCTTAGAACGTTAACCATTATAGATTGGGCGCTACAAAATATTAATAAAAGGCTAGAAGCGAAGGGTGAGCAGGCGGTCAATATCGACCTGTTACCGCGTGATGATGAGAAGACCTACGAACTGTTAAAGAACTATGCAACGACGGCGGTTTTCCAACTTGAATCTAGAGGGATGAAGGACTTGATTCGTCGTTTAAGACCCGATTCATTTGAAGATATCATTGCCTTAGTTGCACTGTTTAGACCGGGCCCACTGCAATCGGGCATGGTGGATGATTACATTAACGTAAAACATGGTCGGAAAAAAGCAGAGTACGCGCATCCCACACTAATCCCCATATTAGAACCTACCAACGGCGTTATTTTATACCAAGAACAAGTGATGCAAATCGCACAAGACCTTGCTGGTTATAGCCTTGGTACCGCCGACTTATTGCGCCGAGCAATGGGTAAGAAAAAGCCAGAAGAAATGGCGAAGCAACGAGAAATGTTTACCACGGGTGCGATTGCAAACAAGGTCGAAGAAAGTGTTGCGACATATATCTTTGATTTAATGGAAAAGTTTGCCGGTTATGGCTTTAATAAATCGCATTCGGCTGCGTACGCCCTAATTGCCTATCAAACGGCGTGGTTAAAAGCCCATTACCCTTCCGAATTTATGGCGGCTGTTTTATCTTCGGATATGGATAACACCGATAAAGTCGTTCTGTTTATTGATGAGTGTCGAGATATGGGGTTGGAGATTCTTCCGCCAGATGTTAATCAATCGGCTTATCGTTTTACAACAAATGATGAAGGTCAAATTATTTATGGCTTAGGTGCTATTAAAGGGGTTGGCGAGGCGGCCATTGAATCTATTATCGAGCAACGGGATTCGGCTGGGGAGTACTCAAGCCATGAGGACCTTGCTAGGCGTATCGATTTAAGAAAAGCTAATCGGCGTGTTCAAGAAGCACTAATCAAGTCAGGCGCTGCTGATTGTTTTGATGCTAATCGTGCAAAGTTAATGCATGAATTGCCGAATGTTTTGAAAGTCGCAGAGCAACACGATAAGAGCGTTATAGCAGGTCAAGACGACCTGTTTGGTTTGAGTTTGGTTGAAGCCTCTCAGCAACATAATGAAATAACGATTGAGCCATGGACAGAGCATCAACGTCTAAAAGAAGAAAAATTGATTCTGGGGCTGTACTTAACAGGTCACCCTTTTGACTCAGTTCGTGAAGAAATGCTATCGATTGTATCTGGCAAGTTATCAATACTGCACGATATGGAGCTTAATTCTCCCGGTGCCGGTGGCGGGCAGTATCGAAGAGCGAAAGGTAAGCCGGTGACAGTGGCGGGTTTAGTGCTTGATGTCAGAACGCGTCCAACAAAAAGTGGCGCTAAAATAGCGACAGTTATTTTAGATGATGGCAGTGCGCGAATGGAGGCGGTTGCCTATACCGAGGTGTTTGAACAGCACTCAGAGCAGTTGATAACCGAGCAAATAGTGATCATAGTTGGGTCAATTTCATTTGATGATTTTGCAGGGCAAAATAGGATTAGTATTGAATCCGTTATGACAGTCGAGCAAGCTCGCGAACGGTTTTTAAAAGACCTGTTAATTGAATTGGGTGGCGATACGTTAACGCAAGAAAATCAAATTAATCAACTACATACATTGTTGGGAGCTTATCGAGGCGGTGACTGCCCAGTAAAAATAAAATTAAAATTATCGGGCGTTTCGTTGGCATTAAATCTGCCTGATAATTGGCGTGTTTCGCCTAAAGACGAACTTTTGCAAGGCTTAAAGGGCCTTTTACCTGAACAGCAGCGCTTTATTCGCTATTGA
- the fabZ gene encoding 3-hydroxyacyl-ACP dehydratase FabZ, whose amino-acid sequence MSHDDVRKVMEFLPHRYPFLMIDKVVEYEAGERLLAVKNVSYNEPHFTGHFPHNPIMPGVLIIEALAQATGLLSMKTLTDRGEDFGEYYLVRIDNARFKQSVVPGDQLMLEAIYKKNRRNIWSFSTTASVDGKVVVSADIMCASKESTK is encoded by the coding sequence ATGTCGCATGATGATGTAAGAAAAGTTATGGAGTTCTTGCCACACCGATACCCTTTTTTAATGATAGATAAGGTGGTTGAATATGAAGCTGGGGAAAGGTTGCTAGCGGTAAAAAATGTGTCTTACAATGAGCCTCATTTTACGGGGCATTTTCCGCACAACCCTATTATGCCCGGTGTGCTAATTATTGAAGCCTTGGCGCAAGCGACAGGGCTTTTGTCTATGAAAACATTGACTGACCGAGGTGAAGATTTCGGCGAGTATTATTTGGTCCGTATCGATAATGCTAGATTTAAACAATCAGTTGTTCCTGGTGATCAATTGATGCTTGAAGCTATATATAAAAAAAATAGACGGAATATTTGGTCTTTTTCAACGACTGCGTCAGTCGATGGGAAGGTTGTAGTATCAGCCGATATCATGTGTGCTTCAAAGGAATCGACTAAGTGA
- the lpxB gene encoding lipid-A-disaccharide synthase — protein MPTVSEKPLKIMMVAGEHSGDILGAGLIKRLKDYYPNAVFLGIGGQRMLAEGFQSYYPMSKLSVFGLFEVIKHLPELLGIRKKLRKTILQEQPDVFIGIDAPDFNLKLERDLYQHGIKTVHYVSPTVWAWRPKRIKKLIGSLNALLCIFPFEEDYFEKTAVPAYFIGHPLADEYAEQLEILPARKELDVDSGCVVLTIMPGSRVGELERHSLIFLEAAKRCSDTIVGLKILVPLPDQVAVNLFKNIYEQSGLQLDLQIQVDATKQMIAASNLVLVASGTATLEVMLLEKPMVVAYKPSALTSWVFKKFNLLKAPFISMPNLIAGKLLVKEFLHEEVTAELLAEELLRIYQGKDVAQLMVNDFNKMKEKLTCDADAQAANIVSRVISGEISS, from the coding sequence ATGCCTACTGTAAGTGAGAAGCCGTTGAAAATTATGATGGTTGCTGGTGAGCATTCTGGCGACATACTCGGTGCCGGTTTAATTAAACGCCTAAAAGATTATTACCCGAATGCGGTATTTCTAGGCATTGGCGGTCAACGTATGCTCGCGGAAGGCTTTCAATCTTACTACCCGATGTCAAAATTATCTGTTTTTGGCTTGTTTGAAGTGATTAAACATTTGCCTGAACTCTTGGGTATAAGGAAAAAACTACGTAAAACAATTTTGCAGGAACAACCAGATGTGTTTATTGGTATTGATGCACCAGACTTTAATTTAAAGCTTGAACGTGATCTGTATCAACATGGTATTAAAACAGTTCACTATGTCAGTCCAACTGTCTGGGCTTGGAGGCCTAAAAGAATCAAGAAATTAATTGGTTCGTTGAACGCCTTGTTGTGTATCTTTCCATTTGAAGAAGATTATTTTGAAAAGACCGCTGTTCCGGCATATTTTATCGGGCACCCGTTAGCGGATGAGTACGCAGAACAATTAGAAATATTGCCCGCCAGAAAAGAATTGGACGTTGACAGTGGATGCGTGGTTTTAACTATTATGCCGGGTAGCCGTGTTGGCGAGCTTGAACGGCATAGTCTGATATTTCTCGAAGCAGCAAAGAGATGCTCAGATACTATTGTTGGGTTGAAAATCTTAGTGCCATTGCCAGACCAAGTAGCTGTAAATTTATTCAAAAATATTTATGAGCAGTCTGGTTTACAGCTGGATTTGCAGATTCAAGTTGACGCAACTAAACAGATGATAGCCGCTTCTAATTTAGTGTTAGTGGCGTCTGGAACGGCGACACTTGAAGTCATGCTATTAGAAAAACCGATGGTAGTCGCATATAAACCATCTGCATTAACATCCTGGGTGTTTAAGAAATTCAATTTACTCAAAGCTCCTTTTATCTCAATGCCAAACTTAATTGCAGGTAAGCTCTTAGTGAAAGAATTTCTTCATGAAGAGGTAACAGCAGAATTGTTAGCAGAAGAGTTATTACGGATTTATCAGGGTAAAGACGTCGCACAATTAATGGTCAATGATTTTAATAAAATGAAGGAAAAGTTGACTTGCGATGCTGATGCGCAAGCCGCCAATATTGTTTCACGCGTTATCAGTGGTGAGATTTCATCTTGA
- a CDS encoding ribonuclease HII → MSKIVVGLDEVGRGCIAGPVVAAAVILDNSRPIRGLMDSKKLTKKRRDELAIKIFEGAKDWSIGRAEVSEIDDINILQASLLAMKRAFDGLDVAADFAQVDGTFYPDINLPGECIKGGDNLIAEISAASIIAKVYRDAHMAVLDVLNPGYGLIKHMGYPTPAHKEQLADKGVRPIYRRSFSPVRRLLP, encoded by the coding sequence TTGAGTAAAATAGTTGTTGGATTGGATGAGGTTGGGCGTGGTTGTATTGCAGGCCCCGTGGTCGCTGCTGCAGTAATATTGGACAATAGTCGCCCGATTAGGGGCTTAATGGACTCCAAAAAACTAACGAAAAAAAGGCGGGATGAACTCGCCATAAAAATTTTCGAAGGCGCTAAAGACTGGTCAATAGGTCGTGCAGAAGTATCCGAAATTGATGATATAAATATTCTGCAGGCGAGTTTATTGGCGATGAAACGCGCGTTTGATGGGCTCGACGTAGCGGCTGATTTTGCCCAAGTAGACGGCACATTTTACCCTGACATTAATTTACCTGGTGAGTGTATAAAAGGAGGGGATAATCTAATTGCCGAGATTTCTGCCGCGTCTATTATCGCTAAGGTTTATCGAGATGCGCATATGGCAGTTCTGGACGTTCTTAATCCAGGTTATGGCTTGATTAAGCACATGGGGTATCCGACTCCGGCACATAAAGAACAACTTGCAGATAAAGGTGTTCGACCCATTTATCGCCGCTCGTTTTCTCCAGTTAGGCGTTTATTACCATGA
- a CDS encoding OmpH family outer membrane protein translates to MKFLNQTLIACILTVVLLGTAQAADIKVGFVNVARILEKAPQAEEAKVALEKEFSPRNKRLLASQKEIKKLDEKLARDAKLMSEAEARRLQRDVLEKKRALKRDQEEFREDFNLRRNEELAKLQRLVFEAIKGLSEAEKYDLVLHDGVVYTSSAVDITNKVQSRLSATK, encoded by the coding sequence TTGAAATTTTTAAACCAAACCCTAATAGCTTGCATATTAACGGTTGTATTATTAGGTACCGCACAGGCTGCAGATATTAAAGTAGGTTTTGTAAACGTCGCTAGAATCTTAGAGAAAGCACCGCAAGCTGAAGAAGCTAAGGTCGCTTTGGAAAAAGAATTTTCTCCAAGAAACAAACGCTTATTAGCGAGTCAAAAAGAAATTAAGAAACTAGACGAAAAGTTAGCTCGTGACGCGAAACTAATGAGTGAAGCAGAAGCCCGCCGCTTACAACGTGATGTGCTTGAAAAGAAACGTGCACTTAAACGTGACCAAGAAGAGTTTAGAGAAGACTTCAATTTAAGACGTAACGAGGAATTAGCAAAGTTACAACGATTGGTTTTTGAAGCTATCAAAGGGCTTTCTGAAGCTGAAAAGTACGACTTAGTTCTTCATGATGGTGTCGTCTATACCAGTAGTGCTGTTGACATAACGAATAAGGTTCAAAGTCGCTTATCGGCTACTAAATAA
- the accA gene encoding acetyl-CoA carboxylase carboxyl transferase subunit alpha: MNLDYLDFEQPIVELEEKLEELRRVGTDNEIDIKKEIDRLQEKSLSLTESIFAKLSDWQISKLSRHPKRPYSLDYIDGVVDGFIELHGDRHYADDSAIVGGMARLDGLPVMVIGHQKGRDTKEKLKRNFGMPRPEGYRKALRLMHMAERFNLPIITFIDTPGAYPGVGAEERGQSEAIAKNLFEMSKLKTPIISIVIGEGGSGGALALGVCDKLFLLKYSTYSVISPEGCASILWKSAEKASQAAEAMAITSSKLLANGLIDGVIEEPLGGAHRDLAFMKSQIKSLLLKEVDELNMKSIDELLSERYQRLMSYGKFTES; this comes from the coding sequence ATGAACTTAGATTATTTAGATTTTGAACAACCGATTGTTGAACTCGAGGAAAAGCTGGAAGAGCTTCGCCGTGTTGGAACAGATAACGAAATTGATATTAAAAAAGAGATCGACCGCTTACAGGAAAAAAGCCTTTCTCTAACAGAATCTATCTTTGCAAAATTGAGTGATTGGCAAATTTCCAAATTGTCCCGTCACCCCAAACGCCCTTACTCACTGGATTATATCGATGGTGTTGTTGATGGCTTTATTGAGCTACATGGTGACAGGCACTATGCCGATGATTCTGCTATTGTTGGCGGAATGGCCAGACTTGATGGCCTCCCTGTGATGGTTATTGGTCATCAGAAGGGGCGTGATACAAAGGAAAAGCTGAAACGGAACTTTGGTATGCCAAGACCAGAGGGTTATAGAAAAGCTCTGCGCTTGATGCACATGGCAGAACGTTTTAACTTGCCTATTATTACATTCATCGATACACCAGGTGCATACCCAGGTGTTGGTGCAGAAGAGCGAGGGCAAAGCGAGGCAATTGCCAAAAATCTTTTCGAGATGTCCAAACTTAAAACACCTATCATCAGCATCGTCATTGGTGAAGGCGGCTCTGGAGGTGCGCTTGCTTTAGGCGTGTGTGACAAATTGTTTTTATTAAAGTACAGCACATACTCAGTCATCTCACCGGAAGGTTGTGCGTCCATTTTATGGAAGAGTGCAGAGAAAGCATCTCAAGCAGCAGAAGCGATGGCGATTACCTCAAGTAAATTACTGGCTAACGGTTTGATTGATGGCGTTATTGAAGAACCATTAGGTGGTGCGCATAGAGATTTGGCTTTCATGAAAAGCCAGATCAAAAGTCTCTTACTGAAAGAAGTGGATGAGCTTAATATGAAGTCAATCGATGAGCTGTTATCAGAGCGTTATCAGCGCTTGATGAGTTACGGAAAATTCACAGAATCTTAA
- the lpxD gene encoding UDP-3-O-(3-hydroxymyristoyl)glucosamine N-acyltransferase, giving the protein MISLKELAIAIDADLKGDPAHEVSSCATLGLAKSNQLSFIYNKKYNSALNDTKAGVVILSEEFLGDYTGNALVVKNPYLSYAKAATLIYQEPIKAGNIHSSVVIGKEVSIADDCVLAANVVIGDNVTIGDACHIGPGCVIASNVVIGKNLNLVANVTLSDSTKVGDNVTIHPSTVIGCDGFGYAPYGHQQGWCKIPQLGHVVIGNDVEIGSNTTIDCGALDNTVIGNGVKIDNQVQIAHNVEIGDHTAIAACTGIAGSTKIGKHCTFAGGVGLVGHISITDGVHITGMTMVTHSIKTAGVYSSGTPFQTNSDWLKNAVRFKQLDKLAKKINRLLKLQKEN; this is encoded by the coding sequence ATGATTTCTTTAAAAGAGTTAGCAATAGCTATTGATGCAGATTTAAAAGGTGACCCAGCACACGAAGTGAGCAGTTGTGCCACGCTCGGATTAGCTAAATCTAACCAGCTTTCTTTTATATACAATAAAAAATACAACTCCGCTCTGAATGATACCAAAGCAGGAGTTGTTATTTTATCTGAGGAGTTTCTGGGTGATTACACGGGTAATGCGCTAGTCGTTAAAAACCCTTATTTATCTTATGCCAAAGCAGCAACCTTAATTTATCAAGAACCTATTAAAGCTGGGAATATTCATTCTTCTGTTGTTATTGGTAAAGAGGTATCAATAGCGGATGACTGTGTCTTGGCTGCTAATGTTGTTATTGGTGATAACGTAACTATAGGCGATGCATGTCATATCGGACCGGGCTGTGTTATTGCAAGCAATGTTGTTATCGGTAAAAACCTTAACTTAGTTGCCAATGTGACATTAAGTGACAGCACCAAAGTTGGAGACAATGTCACGATACACCCTAGTACGGTTATTGGTTGTGATGGTTTTGGTTATGCACCTTATGGTCATCAACAAGGTTGGTGTAAAATTCCTCAACTAGGGCATGTTGTTATCGGGAATGATGTTGAAATTGGTTCCAATACGACAATTGACTGTGGTGCTTTAGATAATACTGTCATTGGTAATGGGGTTAAAATCGATAATCAAGTTCAAATTGCGCACAACGTAGAAATTGGTGATCATACGGCTATAGCTGCTTGCACAGGTATAGCGGGTAGTACAAAAATTGGTAAGCACTGCACGTTTGCTGGCGGCGTTGGTTTAGTCGGTCATATTTCCATTACCGATGGTGTTCATATCACCGGTATGACAATGGTTACTCACTCGATTAAAACAGCGGGTGTTTATTCATCGGGCACACCGTTCCAAACAAATAGCGATTGGCTAAAGAACGCAGTTCGCTTTAAGCAGCTTGATAAGTTAGCAAAAAAAATCAACAGATTATTAAAATTACAAAAGGAAAATTAA
- the tilS gene encoding tRNA lysidine(34) synthetase TilS, whose amino-acid sequence MNDLINCVEQRIASITDIKRIVIAYSGGVDSHVLLHVCAQLQKNLNHLAFKAVYIDHGLHEDSSRWSEHCEKVAIDLGVDFTSQQVDARNNNGEGPEQAARRARYAALSTLVDENTVLLTAQHQDDQAETLMLQLLRGSGVNGLASMPTLARFDAGFISRPLLEFSKKDILEYADEKGLSWVEDSSNQNESYDRNFLRQQVIPLIRKRWPAFSKTTSRTASHCAEASSILADVGSSFLLETGDGELYIKPILDQKEEIQRLVIRQWLRARGVLFPSEKVLLQILMMLSAKVDKTPLVEWSGQQVRLFDGRLFFTHQQGESTFSPIEWRSERIKLPNTLGEICLIPIVGEGIAQKLWNSSEVSIRCRQGGETIKLAARLGSKKLKKLLNEEKILPWVRHSIPLIYLNNELAAVADLWLDERFLASENELGYVLDWQHPKLQLR is encoded by the coding sequence TTGAACGATTTAATTAACTGTGTTGAGCAACGTATAGCCTCAATTACAGATATTAAGCGGATTGTTATCGCATATAGTGGTGGTGTTGACTCTCATGTTTTGCTCCATGTCTGTGCTCAGTTACAGAAAAATCTAAACCACCTCGCATTCAAAGCCGTGTACATTGATCATGGCTTACATGAAGATTCTTCGCGTTGGTCTGAACACTGTGAAAAAGTAGCGATTGACCTAGGTGTTGATTTCACTTCGCAGCAGGTTGATGCAAGAAATAATAACGGGGAGGGTCCTGAGCAAGCCGCTCGACGCGCAAGATATGCCGCGCTTTCAACCTTGGTTGATGAAAATACCGTGCTACTAACAGCTCAGCATCAAGATGATCAGGCTGAAACACTGATGCTTCAATTGCTCAGGGGTTCAGGGGTTAATGGTTTGGCGAGTATGCCGACACTGGCTCGGTTTGATGCAGGGTTTATCTCTAGGCCATTATTGGAGTTTTCTAAAAAAGATATTCTAGAATACGCAGATGAAAAGGGTTTGAGTTGGGTTGAGGATTCAAGTAATCAGAATGAGTCCTACGATAGAAATTTTTTGCGGCAACAAGTTATTCCACTAATAAGAAAAAGGTGGCCAGCTTTTTCTAAAACAACATCAAGAACTGCGTCTCACTGTGCAGAGGCGTCTTCAATCTTAGCTGATGTTGGCTCCTCTTTTTTATTAGAAACAGGTGATGGCGAACTCTATATTAAGCCGATATTGGATCAAAAAGAAGAAATTCAGAGACTCGTTATACGTCAATGGCTTAGAGCACGAGGCGTACTTTTTCCTTCAGAAAAAGTCTTGTTACAAATTCTAATGATGCTAAGCGCTAAGGTCGATAAAACCCCCCTTGTTGAGTGGTCAGGTCAACAGGTTAGGTTGTTTGATGGGCGTCTGTTTTTTACCCATCAACAGGGTGAATCAACATTTTCACCTATTGAATGGCGCTCTGAGAGAATTAAATTACCTAATACTTTGGGCGAGATCTGTTTAATACCCATTGTTGGAGAGGGGATAGCCCAAAAGCTATGGAATTCATCTGAGGTATCAATACGGTGTCGTCAGGGCGGGGAAACTATAAAATTAGCGGCAAGATTGGGCAGTAAGAAATTAAAAAAACTCCTTAATGAAGAAAAAATCCTGCCATGGGTTAGGCATTCAATTCCATTGATCTATCTTAATAATGAGCTAGCTGCCGTGGCTGATCTTTGGCTAGATGAAAGATTTTTAGCGAGTGAGAATGAACTCGGCTATGTGCTTGATTGGCAACACCCGAAATTACAGCTTAGGTAA